In Halothermothrix orenii H 168, the sequence ATCCTTATGCAAAGAATCAAGATAAAACCTGCCCAGGCCTAAATTAACATCTAATTTGATCTTCCTCAGTAAACGGGTATCTTTATGAAACTCCTGATTTGAGGACTTATAATAAGAAAATTCAAAGTCATCCGGTATATCTAGATAACCCTCCTGAGCAGCAATAACTATTGATAGCACTATAATTACTGCCAGGACCGGTACCAGCCACCAGATAGAGGTATCATTCAGGATAAGGTTAAGGCCTATAAGAATCAGGAAAAGGGGCCACATTTTAAATAAAAGCTGCCATAAACCCCGGTCTATATAACCTATAGTATTAAAAAAGAGTAAAACCCCGACAATTATTAATAAAACCCCAATCAAGACCTGAGAGCGGGTAGTATTATTCACTCTCTCTTACCCCCTTAACCACCAGAGCTAACCCGGTTAAAATTATCAAAACAGGCCAGAAATAATCCCAGTATATCCTGGGGAGCCAGATATCGATTAAAAAAATACAACCAGTTATAATCAAGAAATACCCAATCAATTTCCGCCTGGCAGGTTGATTATTATTATTTAAATTACCTTTTTTACTGGTATTACCTTTATTCACCCCATCATCCAGAGCACCTGACGGTTTTAACGGAATTATTACCCAGCCTATTATATAAAATAAGACAACAAGCCTCCAGTTACCAATAATAATGAGTAATAAAAACAAAATCCGGACCAGGGTGGAATCTATACCAAAATAATCAGATATACCCCCACAAATTCCGGCAATGATATTATCCCGGCGGGACCGATACAGTTTCTGATTCATAATATATCACCCTTTTTTAGTTTAAGCTATTATTCAACCTTTAAAGCCAGATGATGAATAAAAAAATTTCACATTTTAGTTTTTATCTACCCAGTATCCATAATATTATCTTTTAAAAATATATATTCGTAAAATTAACTAAGTAGCTCAAG encodes:
- a CDS encoding PspC domain-containing protein; translation: MNQKLYRSRRDNIIAGICGGISDYFGIDSTLVRILFLLLIIIGNWRLVVLFYIIGWVIIPLKPSGALDDGVNKGNTSKKGNLNNNNQPARRKLIGYFLIITGCIFLIDIWLPRIYWDYFWPVLIILTGLALVVKGVRESE